A genomic segment from uncultured Erythrobacter sp. encodes:
- a CDS encoding alpha-galactosidase, translating to MRASPVFARLDGDRTSVVWMACGDALDCLYLGSRLAVDEDLAALAAAAARGRHENQPDIPPTGGLLPDPRTGWRGPLLAEFAQDGAPVTPRWMGLSIDSFPEERRVVANWRDENLALTLSVSWTMGAGDVITTRTQFLHTQDRRTRATRCASLLLPLPRGFDHVTHFAGRWADDMRAERVRLTRAGLGWASRGGKPGFAGGDWLVFDDAGSGAQLGFHIAATGDHEVRIERNDDGDATLVAETPIPAPGASLFNTPEALIVWAPDAGTLTHAFHAHARQRLTQQHPNPPRTRRVHFNTWEACAFDLDEARLLRLAENAAAIGAERFVLDDGWFKGRGSDRAGLGDWTPDPVRFPNGLGPLIAQVKALGMDFGLWVEPEMVSPDSDLYRAHPDWCLHEPGLPRPTERNQLVLDFTKPEVAAHIRECIARLLRENDIAYLKWDHNRRLFPAAPDLSQIGQLQDIWLALRREFPATMIESCSSGGGRIDMAMLGLIERVWPSDNNDAIERVRIMREWSRFLPLEVLGNHVGPSPNPITGRRLSMDFRAKVAVFGHMGVEADPARMTDKERETLAAHIALYKEWRGVLHAGVLHHLGHPDAGVTGMMVVDGDKALALAAQTTFSPVFDVAPIRLAGLEPEARYRVTLPEPWPPRAKHYLANPDAWRAGLTLSGAALMGHGLALPLTHPETAWLIALEKLPQ from the coding sequence TTGCGCGCTAGTCCGGTATTTGCACGGCTCGACGGGGATCGCACCAGTGTGGTCTGGATGGCCTGTGGGGATGCGCTCGATTGCCTCTATCTCGGGTCGCGGCTCGCAGTGGACGAGGATCTCGCCGCACTCGCCGCCGCCGCTGCGCGCGGGCGGCACGAAAACCAGCCCGATATTCCCCCGACCGGCGGCCTACTGCCCGATCCGCGCACCGGCTGGCGCGGGCCGCTGCTGGCGGAGTTCGCGCAAGACGGCGCGCCCGTCACGCCGCGCTGGATGGGGCTGTCCATCGACTCTTTCCCCGAAGAGCGCCGCGTCGTTGCCAACTGGCGGGACGAGAACCTCGCCCTAACCCTGTCGGTCAGTTGGACGATGGGCGCGGGCGACGTCATCACCACGCGCACGCAGTTCCTCCACACCCAAGATCGCCGCACCCGCGCCACCCGCTGCGCATCGCTGCTGCTGCCATTGCCGCGCGGGTTCGATCACGTCACCCACTTCGCCGGGCGCTGGGCGGACGATATGCGGGCTGAGCGCGTGCGCCTGACCCGCGCCGGTCTCGGCTGGGCCTCGCGCGGGGGCAAACCGGGCTTCGCAGGCGGGGACTGGCTGGTGTTCGACGACGCTGGGAGCGGCGCGCAGCTCGGCTTCCACATCGCTGCGACCGGCGATCACGAAGTGCGGATCGAGCGCAATGATGATGGCGATGCCACGCTGGTCGCCGAAACGCCGATCCCTGCGCCCGGCGCGTCCCTGTTCAACACGCCCGAGGCGCTGATCGTCTGGGCGCCCGATGCGGGCACCCTCACCCACGCCTTCCACGCCCACGCCCGCCAGCGCCTTACACAGCAGCACCCCAACCCGCCGCGCACCCGCCGCGTCCACTTCAACACCTGGGAAGCCTGCGCTTTCGACCTCGACGAGGCCCGCCTGCTGCGCCTTGCCGAGAATGCCGCCGCCATCGGCGCGGAACGCTTCGTGCTGGATGACGGCTGGTTCAAGGGCCGCGGCTCCGACCGCGCCGGGCTGGGCGACTGGACACCTGATCCCGTCCGCTTCCCCAACGGCCTCGGCCCGCTGATTGCGCAGGTCAAGGCGCTCGGCATGGATTTCGGCCTGTGGGTTGAGCCGGAGATGGTCTCGCCCGACAGCGACCTCTATCGCGCCCATCCCGACTGGTGCCTGCACGAACCCGGCCTGCCCCGCCCGACCGAACGCAATCAGCTGGTGCTCGATTTCACCAAGCCCGAAGTCGCCGCGCACATCCGGGAATGCATCGCCCGGCTGCTGCGCGAGAACGATATCGCCTACCTCAAGTGGGACCATAACCGCCGCCTGTTCCCCGCCGCGCCGGATCTTTCGCAGATCGGCCAGCTCCAAGACATCTGGCTCGCCCTGCGCCGCGAGTTCCCGGCGACCATGATCGAAAGCTGTTCAAGCGGCGGCGGGCGGATCGACATGGCCATGCTCGGGCTGATCGAGCGGGTCTGGCCGTCGGACAATAACGACGCGATCGAGCGGGTGCGGATCATGCGCGAATGGAGCCGCTTCCTGCCGCTGGAAGTGCTTGGCAATCATGTCGGCCCCTCACCCAATCCAATTACCGGCAGACGGCTCAGTATGGACTTCCGCGCCAAGGTCGCAGTGTTCGGGCACATGGGGGTCGAGGCGGACCCTGCGCGGATGACCGACAAGGAGCGCGAAACCCTCGCCGCGCATATCGCGCTTTACAAGGAATGGCGCGGGGTGCTGCACGCAGGCGTGTTGCACCATCTGGGGCATCCTGACGCGGGCGTGACGGGGATGATGGTGGTGGATGGCGACAAGGCGCTGGCGCTCGCCGCACAGACCACGTTCTCGCCGGTGTTCGACGTCGCACCCATCCGGCTTGCGGGGCTGGAGCCGGAGGCGCGCTACCGTGTGACCCTGCCCGAACCCTGGCCGCCGAGGGCAAAGCACTACCTCGCCAATCCTGACGCATGGCGTGCGGGCCTCACCCTGTCCGGCGCGGCGCTGATGGGGCATGGCCTTGCGCTTCCGCTCACCCATCCCGAAACCGCGTGGCTGATCGCGCTGGAGAAACTGCCGCAATGA
- a CDS encoding homocysteine S-methyltransferase family protein: protein MSARNQLLAAANERVLIFDGAFGTQIQNRKLTEADYAGDLGLAADQKGNNDILVLTRPDVIGDITRAYLDAGSDVVSTNTFSANRISQADYAAEGLVRDINVASGKLARALADEYAAKDGKPRFVAGAIGPTNKTLSLSPDVEDPGYREIDFDELVAVYKEQAEALVEGGVDFILIETVFDTLNAKAGIMAVKQLERDLGREVPLMISMTLTDLSGRNLSGHTVEAFWYAVRHAKPVTIGLNCSFGAEQLRPHVKVLSQIADTLLMIYPNAGLPNELGEYDEQPATTAGLVKDWADHGQVNILGGCCGSSPAHINAIARAVAKSEPRKVPHPEPAMRLAGLEAFIAA from the coding sequence ATGAGCGCGCGTAACCAGCTCCTCGCTGCCGCCAATGAGCGCGTGCTGATCTTCGACGGCGCGTTCGGGACGCAGATTCAGAACCGCAAGCTGACCGAAGCGGACTACGCGGGCGACCTCGGCCTCGCCGCCGATCAGAAGGGCAATAACGACATTCTGGTGCTGACCCGCCCCGACGTGATCGGTGACATCACCCGCGCCTATCTGGATGCAGGATCGGACGTGGTTTCGACCAACACCTTCTCGGCCAACCGCATCAGCCAGGCCGATTACGCGGCCGAAGGTCTGGTGCGGGACATCAACGTGGCCAGTGGCAAGCTCGCCCGCGCGCTGGCGGATGAATATGCCGCCAAGGATGGCAAGCCCCGGTTCGTCGCAGGCGCGATCGGGCCGACCAACAAGACGCTCTCGCTCAGCCCCGATGTCGAAGACCCCGGCTACCGCGAGATCGATTTCGATGAGCTGGTGGCGGTCTACAAGGAACAGGCCGAGGCTTTGGTCGAAGGCGGGGTGGACTTCATCCTGATCGAGACGGTGTTCGATACCTTGAACGCCAAGGCGGGGATCATGGCGGTCAAGCAATTGGAGCGCGATCTGGGGCGTGAAGTGCCGCTGATGATCTCGATGACGCTGACCGATCTGTCGGGCCGCAACCTTTCGGGCCATACGGTCGAGGCCTTCTGGTATGCGGTGCGCCATGCCAAGCCGGTCACCATCGGTTTGAATTGCAGCTTCGGCGCGGAGCAATTGCGCCCGCACGTCAAGGTGCTCTCGCAGATCGCCGATACGTTGCTGATGATCTATCCCAACGCGGGCCTCCCCAACGAGCTCGGTGAATATGACGAGCAGCCCGCCACCACCGCCGGGCTGGTCAAGGACTGGGCCGATCACGGACAGGTCAACATCCTCGGCGGCTGCTGCGGCTCCTCGCCTGCGCACATCAATGCCATCGCGCGCGCGGTGGCCAAATCCGAGCCGCGCAAGGTGCCGCACCCTGAGCCTGCGATGCGGCTGGCGGGGCTTGAGGCGTTTATTGCTGCCTAA
- a CDS encoding UDP-glucose--hexose-1-phosphate uridylyltransferase encodes MAVDFARPHRRYNPLTGGWVQVSPQRMGRPWQGEVSPPDPPPPSYDPACYLCPGNTRVGGEVNPAYDGVYVFDNDFPALAEDQPVETNHDPLFHAEASAGLCRVICFSPDHSKSLPQLPLAGIRAVIDVWAAQTEELGARFGSVQIFENKGAMMGCSNPHPHGQIWATAHWGLEVAREDQNLRQYREWHDGSMLLDTATREIAASERVVEINDDWLAIVPFWAAWPFETLLLPRFAVQRMPQLTTDQRASLASILKALTTRYDNLFQTSFPYSMGWHQAPYGPDSLSPDIDHWQLHAHFYPPLLRSAEVRKFMVGYEMLAEPQRDLTPERAAEMLRAVSGLVHYRA; translated from the coding sequence ATGGCGGTCGATTTCGCCCGCCCGCATCGGCGCTACAACCCGCTGACCGGCGGCTGGGTGCAGGTGTCCCCGCAGCGCATGGGGCGGCCGTGGCAGGGCGAGGTCAGTCCGCCCGATCCGCCGCCGCCGTCCTATGATCCCGCGTGCTATCTGTGCCCCGGCAACACCCGCGTTGGCGGCGAGGTGAACCCGGCCTATGACGGGGTCTATGTTTTCGACAATGACTTCCCGGCGCTGGCTGAAGATCAGCCGGTCGAGACCAATCACGATCCCCTGTTCCACGCCGAGGCGTCGGCGGGCCTGTGCCGGGTGATCTGCTTTTCGCCCGATCATTCCAAAAGCCTGCCCCAGCTTCCGCTGGCCGGCATCCGCGCGGTCATCGACGTGTGGGCGGCCCAGACCGAGGAGCTGGGCGCGCGCTTCGGCAGCGTTCAGATCTTCGAGAACAAAGGCGCGATGATGGGGTGCTCCAACCCCCACCCCCACGGGCAGATATGGGCGACTGCGCATTGGGGGCTGGAGGTTGCACGCGAAGACCAGAATCTGCGCCAATACCGCGAATGGCATGATGGGTCGATGCTGCTCGACACCGCGACCCGCGAGATCGCGGCCAGCGAGCGGGTGGTCGAGATCAACGATGACTGGCTCGCCATCGTCCCCTTCTGGGCGGCCTGGCCGTTCGAGACGCTGCTGCTGCCGCGCTTTGCCGTGCAGCGGATGCCGCAGCTGACGACCGATCAGCGCGCCAGCCTCGCCAGCATCCTCAAGGCGCTCACCACGCGTTACGACAACCTGTTCCAGACCAGCTTTCCCTATTCGATGGGTTGGCATCAGGCGCCTTATGGCCCGGATTCCTTGTCGCCTGATATCGACCACTGGCAACTCCACGCGCATTTCTACCCGCCGCTGCTGCGCTCGGCTGAGGTGCGCAAGTTCATGGTCGGTTACGAGATGCTGGCCGAACCCCAGCGCGACCTCACCCCGGAACGCGCGGCAGAGATGTTGCGCGCGGTCAGCGGTCTGGTGCATTACCGCGCCTAA
- the galK gene encoding galactokinase, with protein sequence MDRRERLIARARQGFRLAYGAEPTRFFAAPGRVNLIGEHVDYNDGFVLPCAIDREAIVALGPADKDANVPLFEAVALDMGDMASARDSFDLASPIVLGENNWQNHVRGVVQALGRDGHRVKPARIAIAGDVPIGAGLSSSAAFGVAVALACSDYSGLGLSPETLARAAQRAENDFVGCACGIMDQMASAASVGDNALLLDCRSLQHMPIPIHASLAITVIDTGLRRNLTESAFNERRAQCEAAAAYFGLKALRDLDFATLEAARTSLDRTLYRRARHVVGEIARVEPVAVALTQGDTALLAEVMREAHLSLSADFEVSLAPIDRLAGLISEALGDAGGVRLTGAGFGGCLVAVSTHDAGSAIDEAVARYNVAADLPARAETFRPVRGAAPIVLG encoded by the coding sequence ATGGATCGCCGCGAACGACTGATCGCCCGCGCCCGGCAGGGCTTCCGTCTTGCCTACGGGGCCGAGCCGACGCGCTTCTTCGCCGCGCCTGGCCGGGTCAACCTGATCGGCGAGCACGTCGATTACAATGATGGCTTCGTCCTGCCCTGCGCGATTGACCGCGAGGCGATTGTCGCACTCGGCCCGGCGGACAAGGACGCCAATGTCCCGCTGTTCGAAGCGGTCGCGCTCGACATGGGCGACATGGCGAGCGCGCGCGACAGCTTCGATCTTGCCAGCCCAATCGTGCTGGGGGAGAACAACTGGCAGAACCATGTGCGCGGCGTGGTGCAAGCGCTGGGGCGGGATGGCCACCGGGTCAAACCGGCGCGGATCGCGATTGCCGGGGACGTTCCCATCGGCGCGGGCCTGTCATCCTCGGCCGCGTTCGGCGTGGCGGTGGCGCTGGCCTGTTCGGACTATTCCGGGCTGGGCCTGTCGCCTGAAACCCTCGCCCGGGCGGCGCAGCGTGCCGAGAACGATTTCGTCGGCTGTGCCTGCGGGATCATGGACCAGATGGCGTCTGCCGCCAGCGTCGGGGACAATGCGCTGCTGCTCGATTGCCGCAGCTTGCAGCATATGCCGATCCCGATCCATGCGAGCCTTGCCATCACCGTGATCGACACCGGGCTGCGCCGCAATCTCACCGAAAGCGCCTTTAACGAGCGGCGCGCGCAATGCGAGGCGGCGGCGGCGTATTTCGGGCTCAAGGCCTTGCGCGATCTGGACTTCGCCACGCTGGAGGCGGCCCGGACCAGCCTCGACCGGACGCTTTACCGCCGCGCCCGCCATGTGGTCGGCGAGATCGCGCGGGTCGAGCCGGTGGCTGTGGCGCTGACTCAGGGCGATACCGCGCTGCTGGCCGAAGTGATGCGCGAGGCGCACCTCTCGCTGTCCGCTGATTTCGAGGTTTCGCTAGCGCCGATTGACCGGCTGGCCGGGCTGATTAGCGAGGCGCTGGGCGATGCGGGCGGCGTGCGGTTGACCGGCGCTGGCTTTGGCGGGTGTCTTGTCGCGGTCAGCACCCATGATGCGGGCAGCGCCATCGACGAGGCGGTCGCCCGCTACAATGTCGCCGCCGATCTGCCCGCGCGGGCCGAGACATTCCGCCCGGTCAGGGGGGCTGCGCCGATCGTGCTGGGTTGA
- a CDS encoding SLC5 family protein, translating to MSQAVMSGGTGNSLIQIAVCLGVTAVIGLVTWLTIRREKHDGSRKDVYLAGGKLSWLFVAGAITLTNLSTDQLVGMNGNQMLLLAWWEISGFIGLLILAFVFVPIYYRSGVTTVTELLEQRYGGGGIRTLVSALFLFGMVLIYLPAGLYSGALFLKTAGIDLPLLVLAAFLGVVAAAYTMAGGLRAVAVMETYAGIGVLAIAVLIVVLALNAVDWDIARGVPAERLTMVGGADSPIPFHTLFTGMIFIQIYYWSTNQPITQKAMAAPNVREAQKGVLAAAVVRILIIPAIVVIPGVVAYQLFGDIDDAAYGRLVGAVLPPWLSGIFAAAIAAAVIAHTAAVMNAAVGLYAVDFHEKFVAKVESHWRLSSIVTVLLTISSIALVPVFASAKSIINLLQQLNGLSSMPILSAFAVGLLFTGVESRAAIVGVLWGFAFYAAYTFVALPMGAVTLHYIDMMVVTLVTSIIAALAFNRFVLSGRATFAPRSAFAQRVAGAG from the coding sequence ATGTCGCAAGCGGTGATGTCCGGGGGGACAGGCAACAGCCTGATCCAGATTGCCGTCTGCCTTGGCGTGACGGCGGTCATCGGGCTGGTCACCTGGCTTACGATCCGCCGCGAAAAGCATGATGGATCGCGCAAGGATGTCTATCTGGCGGGGGGCAAGCTCAGCTGGCTGTTTGTCGCGGGCGCGATCACGCTGACGAACCTCTCCACCGATCAGCTGGTGGGGATGAACGGCAACCAGATGCTGCTGCTCGCTTGGTGGGAGATCAGTGGGTTCATCGGTCTGCTGATCCTCGCCTTCGTATTCGTGCCGATCTATTACCGCTCCGGGGTGACGACCGTGACCGAGCTGCTGGAACAACGCTACGGCGGCGGAGGGATCCGCACGCTGGTGTCGGCGCTGTTCCTGTTCGGGATGGTGCTAATCTATCTGCCCGCCGGGCTCTATTCGGGGGCGCTGTTCCTCAAGACCGCCGGGATCGACCTGCCGCTGCTGGTGCTGGCGGCGTTCCTCGGCGTGGTCGCGGCGGCCTATACGATGGCGGGGGGCCTTCGTGCGGTGGCGGTGATGGAGACCTATGCGGGGATCGGCGTGCTGGCGATTGCGGTGCTGATCGTGGTGCTGGCCTTGAACGCAGTCGATTGGGACATCGCCCGCGGCGTCCCGGCAGAGCGGCTGACGATGGTGGGCGGAGCAGACTCCCCCATCCCGTTCCACACCCTCTTCACCGGCATGATCTTCATCCAGATCTATTACTGGTCGACCAACCAGCCTATCACCCAGAAGGCGATGGCCGCCCCCAATGTGCGAGAGGCGCAAAAGGGCGTGCTGGCCGCCGCCGTGGTCCGCATTCTGATCATCCCCGCGATTGTCGTGATCCCCGGCGTGGTCGCCTACCAGCTGTTCGGCGATATCGACGATGCCGCCTATGGCCGCTTGGTCGGCGCGGTGCTGCCGCCGTGGCTGTCGGGCATCTTCGCCGCCGCCATCGCTGCGGCGGTGATCGCGCATACGGCGGCGGTGATGAATGCGGCGGTCGGCCTTTATGCGGTCGATTTCCACGAGAAGTTTGTCGCCAAGGTCGAGAGCCATTGGCGGCTGTCGAGCATCGTCACGGTGCTGCTGACGATCAGCTCGATTGCGCTCGTGCCGGTGTTTGCCTCGGCCAAGAGCATCATCAACCTGCTCCAGCAATTGAACGGCCTCAGCTCCATGCCGATCCTGTCGGCCTTTGCGGTCGGGCTGCTGTTTACCGGGGTGGAATCGCGCGCGGCGATTGTCGGCGTGCTATGGGGCTTTGCCTTCTATGCGGCCTATACCTTCGTCGCTCTGCCGATGGGCGCGGTCACGCTGCATTATATCGACATGATGGTGGTGACGCTGGTGACGAGCATCATCGCAGCGCTGGCCTTCAACCGCTTCGTGCTTAGTGGGCGGGCGACATTCGCCCCGCGTTCGGCCTTTGCGCAGCGGGTGGCCGGAGCGGGGTGA
- a CDS encoding metalloregulator ArsR/SmtB family transcription factor, with protein sequence MMIEDIFKALGDPTRLRIARLLGTMELAVGELAQVLGQSQPRVSRHVGILCDAGLAERRREGSWVFLRQSESSAPVIEAVQRLLALAETEEPAFAALCETDRRKLAAIRNAREAAAETYFARHAEEWDELRALHSADADVERGLAEALADAPLGALLDIGTGTGRMAELFAPHAERIVALDKNLEMLRVARAKLQHLPTAQIELVQGDFADLPFPGASFDTVVLHQVLHFAADPAPALAEAARVLRSGGRIAIVDFASHDHEELRTRHQHVRLGFTDRQMAELLRGAGFSVSPPLALEGGPLVVKIWTAKRRSAPALKTPASLTETV encoded by the coding sequence ATGATGATCGAGGACATCTTCAAGGCGCTGGGCGATCCGACCCGGCTGCGCATCGCCCGCTTGCTCGGGACGATGGAACTGGCCGTGGGCGAATTGGCACAGGTGCTCGGCCAAAGCCAGCCGCGCGTCTCGCGTCATGTCGGCATCCTGTGCGATGCGGGCCTCGCCGAACGTCGCCGCGAAGGCAGCTGGGTGTTCCTGCGCCAGAGCGAATCGAGCGCCCCGGTGATTGAAGCGGTGCAGCGCCTGCTCGCGCTGGCCGAAACCGAAGAACCCGCCTTTGCCGCCTTGTGCGAAACCGACCGCCGGAAACTCGCCGCGATTCGCAATGCGCGCGAGGCTGCGGCGGAGACCTATTTCGCCCGTCACGCCGAGGAATGGGACGAGTTGCGCGCGCTCCATAGCGCTGATGCCGATGTCGAACGCGGCTTGGCCGAAGCGCTGGCGGATGCGCCGCTGGGCGCGCTGCTGGATATTGGCACTGGCACCGGGCGCATGGCCGAATTGTTCGCACCCCATGCCGAACGCATCGTCGCGCTGGACAAGAACCTCGAAATGCTGCGCGTCGCCCGCGCCAAGCTGCAACATCTGCCGACCGCACAGATCGAGCTGGTGCAGGGCGACTTTGCCGATCTGCCATTCCCCGGCGCCAGTTTTGATACCGTGGTGCTGCATCAGGTGCTGCACTTCGCCGCCGATCCGGCCCCGGCGCTGGCCGAGGCGGCGCGGGTGCTGCGCAGCGGCGGGCGGATCGCGATTGTCGACTTTGCCAGCCATGATCACGAAGAACTGCGCACCCGCCACCAGCACGTGCGCCTAGGCTTTACCGATCGCCAGATGGCCGAATTGCTGCGCGGCGCCGGGTTCAGCGTCAGCCCGCCGCTCGCGCTCGAAGGTGGGCCACTGGTCGTCAAGATCTGGACGGCCAAGCGCCGTTCCGCCCCTGCGTTGAAGACCCCTGCCAGCCTCACGGAAACCGTCTGA
- the metF gene encoding methylenetetrahydrofolate reductase [NAD(P)H], whose amino-acid sequence MTPTLDQLHEYRTATDMPLFSGLPGDVAVSFEFFPPKSAKMEEQLWDAVTQLKPLGPSFVSVTYGAGGSTRERTHATVARIIGEAKLPAAAHLTCVAASKAEIREVAEHYWEAGVRHIVALRGDAGEPGAPFTPHPEGYASAAELVSGLKAIAPFEISVAAYPETHPDAQSPQDDIDNLKRKLDAGASRAISQFFFSPEAFFRFRDACAASGIDAPILPGILPVTNVAQARKFAAACGASIPAWMDGLFEGLDEKPAARQLVAATVAAELCRRLYAGGVRDFHFYTLNRPELAYAICHMLGKRPVGDDA is encoded by the coding sequence ATGACCCCGACCCTCGACCAGCTTCACGAATATCGCACCGCCACCGACATGCCGCTGTTTTCCGGCCTGCCGGGGGATGTCGCAGTGAGCTTCGAATTCTTCCCGCCCAAAAGCGCAAAGATGGAAGAACAGCTGTGGGACGCGGTGACACAGCTGAAGCCGCTGGGGCCGAGCTTCGTTTCGGTCACCTACGGCGCGGGCGGTTCGACCCGCGAGCGCACCCATGCCACGGTGGCGCGGATCATTGGCGAGGCGAAGCTCCCTGCCGCGGCGCACTTGACCTGCGTTGCGGCGTCGAAGGCCGAAATTCGCGAGGTCGCCGAACATTATTGGGAAGCGGGCGTGCGCCACATCGTTGCGCTGCGCGGTGATGCGGGTGAACCCGGCGCGCCCTTCACCCCGCACCCTGAAGGCTATGCCAGCGCGGCGGAGCTGGTCAGCGGGCTGAAGGCGATTGCGCCGTTCGAGATTTCGGTCGCCGCCTATCCCGAAACGCACCCTGACGCGCAGAGCCCGCAGGACGATATCGACAATCTGAAGCGCAAGCTGGACGCCGGGGCCAGCCGCGCGATCAGCCAGTTCTTCTTCTCGCCCGAAGCCTTCTTCCGCTTCCGCGATGCCTGCGCGGCGAGCGGCATCGACGCGCCGATCCTCCCCGGCATTCTCCCCGTGACCAATGTCGCCCAGGCCCGCAAATTCGCCGCCGCTTGCGGGGCGTCAATCCCGGCATGGATGGACGGGTTGTTCGAAGGCCTCGATGAAAAGCCCGCCGCGCGCCAGCTGGTCGCCGCAACGGTCGCCGCTGAACTGTGCCGCCGGCTCTATGCAGGCGGGGTGCGCGACTTCCACTTCTACACATTGAACCGCCCCGAGCTCGCCTATGCGATCTGCCACATGCTCGGGAAGCGTCCTGTGGGAGACGACGCATGA